Proteins found in one candidate division TA06 bacterium genomic segment:
- the lgt gene encoding prolipoprotein diacylglyceryl transferase, giving the protein MLPDIFKIGPLTLHSYGLMLALAFLAGIWLMELQAKKFGLDKNLIVDLGVFIMAGSVIGSRLMYVATHWNEYSSNPWHALAVWEGGLTFYGGFILGTLTAVIYCRVRKLSFWTIADIAAPGFAAGLGLGRIGCFLNGCCFGKPSSLPWAVTFPANGAAGFASGCPVHPTQLYEALFGFAAFGLLWALRNRRKFPGFSLCLLFLFYGIWRFVSDQYRIYEQSQKWSFGLTNNQWISLGIILFAITAGLMLKLRHERKISAH; this is encoded by the coding sequence ATGCTTCCAGACATTTTTAAAATAGGGCCCCTGACACTGCACAGTTACGGGTTGATGCTGGCCCTGGCTTTTCTTGCCGGGATCTGGCTGATGGAACTGCAGGCCAAGAAATTCGGGCTGGACAAGAACCTGATAGTTGACCTGGGCGTGTTCATCATGGCCGGCTCGGTCATCGGTTCCCGGCTGATGTATGTGGCCACCCATTGGAACGAGTACTCTTCAAACCCCTGGCATGCTTTGGCGGTGTGGGAAGGGGGGCTGACCTTTTACGGCGGGTTCATTTTGGGGACCCTGACAGCGGTTATTTATTGCCGGGTGCGGAAGCTGTCATTCTGGACCATCGCCGACATTGCGGCGCCCGGGTTTGCAGCGGGCCTGGGGCTGGGGAGGATCGGCTGTTTTCTTAACGGCTGTTGTTTCGGCAAACCAAGCAGTCTTCCCTGGGCGGTCACTTTCCCGGCCAACGGCGCGGCTGGGTTTGCTTCGGGTTGCCCGGTGCATCCCACCCAACTTTACGAGGCCCTGTTTGGTTTTGCCGCCTTCGGCCTGCTGTGGGCCCTGCGGAACAGGAGAAAGTTCCCCGGCTTTTCCCTCTGTCTGCTCTTTTTGTTTTACGGGATATGGCGTTTCGTCAGCGACCAGTACCGTATCTACGAGCAGTCCCAAAAATGGAGCTTTGGTTTGACCAATAATCAGTGGATCAGCTTGGGCATCATTTTATTTGCAATCACGGCCGGTTTGATGTTAAAATTAAGGCATGAAAGGAAAATATCTGCCCACTAA
- a CDS encoding class I SAM-dependent methyltransferase produces the protein MNSRQIKETRFWDKFAGNYDSFIKNTVSKTYGIILDKISTELQNDQTVLEIGTGTGILSFALCTKVSSITASDISPEMIRIARQKQKDLGIGNIDFHVQDCYSLKIPDGSFDIVIASNLLHLLYEPEKPVNEVGRILKPGGIFIAPTFCVGENLKSRIIASVAGALSGFRVVNKWSVDGLKVFLQNNGFTIIKDEKIDGRFPLAYLVMKKT, from the coding sequence ATGAACAGCAGACAGATCAAAGAGACCAGGTTCTGGGATAAGTTCGCCGGAAACTACGACTCATTTATAAAGAACACGGTCAGCAAGACATACGGCATCATTCTCGATAAGATAAGCACCGAGTTGCAAAACGACCAAACTGTGCTGGAGATCGGCACCGGGACCGGGATACTGTCTTTTGCTCTTTGCACTAAAGTCTCATCCATAACCGCCTCGGATATATCGCCTGAGATGATCCGTATTGCCCGGCAAAAGCAAAAAGATCTGGGCATCGGGAACATTGACTTTCATGTCCAGGATTGTTACAGCCTGAAGATCCCCGACGGTTCTTTTGACATAGTGATCGCATCCAACCTGCTGCACCTGCTGTATGAGCCGGAGAAGCCGGTGAATGAGGTCGGGAGGATATTGAAGCCCGGCGGGATCTTTATTGCCCCGACCTTTTGCGTGGGGGAAAACTTGAAGAGCCGGATCATCGCCAGTGTGGCTGGGGCCTTGAGCGGTTTCAGGGTCGTCAATAAATGGAGCGTTGACGGGCTTAAGGTCTTTCTGCAAAACAACGGTTTCACGATCATCAAGGATGAAAAGATCGACGGCAGGTTTCCCCTGGCTTACCTGGTGATGAAAAAAACATAA
- the glmM gene encoding phosphoglucosamine mutase, translated as MISVAGIRGVVGQSLTPENVSGFAAAFGTFCGQGRIVVGRDSRHSGPMLESAVEAALQSVGCDVIKIGIVPTPTVQLMVRELGARGGIAITASHNPPQWNALKFVSGEGIFLSQPQGRKVISLFQDKQQRYLGFDDLGFSFRYQTAIEDHVQRILDLPFLNIPLIKKQRYKVVTDTCHGAGGPIFETLLKKLGCQVISLYPETNGDFPRPIEPQAKNLKALEAAVKRHKANIGFATDADVDRLSIVSDHGKALGEEYSLALAVMFMLQNKKGPVVTNLSTSRMVEDAAGQYGAKVIRTAIGEANVVSAMKKSRALIGGEGNGGIIIPQLNYGRDATAGMALILQLMAQSGQSISQLAGKLPAYAMIKETLEVKEPAKLLALVKKKYAGQKIDASDGVKVIFRDSWVHVRSSGTEPIVRVIAEAKDGKTARELVNSVKREL; from the coding sequence ATGATCAGCGTGGCCGGGATCCGGGGAGTAGTGGGCCAGAGCCTGACCCCGGAGAACGTCTCCGGCTTCGCCGCGGCCTTCGGCACCTTCTGCGGACAGGGACGGATCGTGGTGGGACGCGACTCCCGCCATTCCGGGCCGATGCTGGAATCGGCGGTGGAAGCTGCTCTGCAGTCTGTCGGCTGCGACGTGATAAAGATCGGGATCGTCCCCACCCCCACCGTCCAGCTGATGGTCCGGGAGCTGGGGGCCAGGGGCGGCATCGCCATCACCGCCAGCCACAACCCGCCCCAGTGGAACGCCCTGAAGTTCGTCTCCGGCGAAGGGATCTTCCTGAGCCAACCGCAGGGCCGGAAGGTGATCTCGCTTTTCCAGGACAAACAGCAGAGATATTTGGGCTTTGATGATCTGGGTTTCTCGTTCCGCTACCAGACTGCCATCGAGGACCATGTCCAAAGGATACTGGACCTGCCTTTTCTGAATATTCCCCTGATAAAAAAACAAAGATACAAGGTGGTCACCGACACCTGCCACGGGGCCGGCGGCCCGATATTTGAAACGCTGCTGAAGAAACTGGGCTGTCAGGTGATATCGCTTTATCCCGAGACCAACGGCGATTTCCCCAGGCCCATCGAGCCCCAGGCCAAGAACCTGAAAGCGCTGGAAGCCGCGGTCAAAAGGCACAAAGCCAACATCGGCTTTGCCACCGACGCCGACGTGGACCGGTTGTCCATCGTCTCTGACCATGGGAAGGCCTTGGGCGAGGAATATTCCCTGGCCCTGGCCGTGATGTTCATGCTGCAGAACAAGAAAGGCCCGGTGGTGACCAACCTTTCCACCAGCCGGATGGTGGAGGATGCCGCAGGCCAATACGGGGCCAAGGTCATCCGAACCGCCATCGGCGAGGCCAACGTGGTAAGCGCCATGAAAAAGAGCCGGGCCTTGATAGGCGGAGAGGGCAACGGCGGCATCATAATCCCGCAGCTGAACTACGGGCGCGACGCCACCGCCGGGATGGCTTTGATCCTTCAACTGATGGCTCAAAGCGGCCAGAGCATCAGCCAACTGGCCGGGAAACTTCCGGCATACGCCATGATCAAGGAAACGCTGGAGGTGAAAGAGCCTGCAAAACTCCTGGCTTTGGTAAAAAAGAAATATGCCGGGCAGAAGATTGATGCCAGCGACGGGGTGAAGGTCATATTCCGGGATTCCTGGGTGCATGTCCGGTCTTCGGGCACCGAGCCGATAGTGCGGGTGATAGCCGAGGCTAAGGACGGGAAGACGGCCAGGGAACTGGTGAATAGCGTGAAACGTGAATTGTGA
- the glmS gene encoding glutamine--fructose-6-phosphate transaminase (isomerizing), translating to MCGIVGYIGGGKALPVLLEGLKRLEYRGYDSAGAALIKDGRLTVKKKAGKVSDLEHLLQGQDLDSGLGIGHTRWATHGEPSDLNAHPHVDCSGTIALIHNGIIENYATIKKKLLQDGHLIKTATDTEVLVHLIEEMLKKTGDLLTAVRYALLEVEGTFGILVISQNEPDKIIAARRGSPIVIGLGEGQNYIASDASALVEHTRQVVYLNDDEIACITKDACAIKTIRDQEVVKQVEQITLSLAQIEKGGYDHFMLKEIYEQPESILNCLRGRLRAEEGDAHLGGLHSVIDRLVNCRRIIITACGTSWHAALAGKYMLEQMARIPVEVDYASEFRYRSPVIGPEDALFVISQSGETADTLGALREAKQKGAAALGIVNVVGSTIPRETEAGIYIHAGPEIGVASTKAFTSQIAGLALISIMLARRKGMGQTRGKVLAGELATIPEKVKKVLELDQQIKQLAEEFKNVRNFLYLGRGSNFPTALEGALKLKEISYVHAEGYPAAEMKHGPIALIDENMPVVVVAPKDALYSKVISNIQEVRARKGRVIAIANEDDHEIDSLAEFVIRVPRTVSYFGPIVNVVPLQLLAYHMAVARGCNVDQPRNLAKSVTVE from the coding sequence ATGTGCGGAATAGTAGGTTACATCGGCGGGGGCAAAGCCCTGCCGGTCTTGCTGGAGGGCTTAAAACGCCTGGAATACCGGGGCTACGACTCGGCCGGGGCGGCCCTGATCAAGGACGGCAGGCTGACGGTCAAGAAGAAGGCCGGCAAGGTCAGCGATCTGGAACACTTGCTGCAGGGCCAGGACCTGGACTCCGGGCTGGGCATCGGCCATACCCGGTGGGCCACCCACGGCGAGCCCAGCGACCTTAACGCCCATCCCCATGTGGACTGCAGCGGAACCATCGCCCTGATCCACAACGGGATCATCGAGAACTACGCCACCATCAAGAAAAAACTGCTGCAGGACGGCCACCTCATCAAGACCGCCACCGACACCGAGGTGCTGGTACACCTGATAGAGGAGATGCTGAAGAAGACCGGCGACCTGCTGACCGCGGTGCGCTACGCCCTGCTGGAGGTGGAGGGCACCTTCGGGATCCTGGTGATATCCCAGAATGAGCCCGACAAGATAATCGCCGCCCGCCGCGGCAGCCCCATCGTGATCGGACTGGGCGAGGGCCAGAATTACATCGCCTCCGACGCCTCGGCCCTGGTGGAGCACACCCGGCAGGTGGTCTACCTTAACGACGACGAGATCGCCTGCATCACCAAGGACGCCTGCGCCATCAAGACCATCCGGGACCAGGAAGTGGTAAAACAGGTGGAGCAGATCACATTGTCCCTGGCCCAGATCGAGAAGGGCGGCTACGACCATTTCATGCTCAAGGAGATATACGAGCAGCCGGAATCCATCCTTAACTGCCTGCGGGGGCGTTTGCGGGCGGAGGAGGGCGACGCCCACCTGGGCGGCCTGCATTCGGTGATCGACCGTCTGGTGAACTGCCGGAGGATCATCATCACCGCCTGCGGCACCTCCTGGCATGCGGCCCTGGCCGGAAAATACATGCTGGAGCAGATGGCCCGGATCCCGGTGGAGGTGGACTACGCCTCGGAGTTCCGCTACCGCAGCCCGGTGATCGGCCCGGAGGATGCGCTGTTCGTCATCAGCCAGAGCGGCGAGACCGCCGACACTCTGGGCGCCCTGCGCGAGGCCAAACAGAAGGGGGCGGCAGCGCTGGGAATAGTGAACGTGGTGGGCAGCACCATTCCAAGAGAGACCGAAGCCGGGATCTACATCCATGCCGGGCCGGAGATCGGGGTGGCATCGACCAAGGCCTTTACTTCGCAGATCGCAGGTTTGGCGCTGATCTCCATCATGCTGGCCCGGCGCAAGGGCATGGGCCAGACCCGGGGCAAGGTGCTGGCCGGAGAACTGGCCACCATCCCGGAGAAGGTCAAGAAAGTGCTGGAGCTGGACCAGCAGATAAAACAGCTGGCCGAAGAATTCAAGAACGTCCGCAACTTCCTCTACCTGGGCCGGGGCAGCAATTTCCCGACGGCTTTGGAAGGCGCGCTGAAGTTAAAGGAGATCTCCTACGTCCACGCCGAGGGATATCCAGCGGCCGAGATGAAGCACGGGCCGATAGCCCTGATAGACGAGAACATGCCGGTGGTCGTCGTTGCTCCCAAGGACGCCCTGTACAGCAAGGTCATCAGCAACATCCAGGAAGTGCGGGCCCGCAAGGGCCGGGTGATAGCCATAGCCAACGAGGACGACCACGAGATAGACAGCCTAGCCGAGTTCGTGATCCGGGTGCCCCGGACGGTCAGCTATTTTGGGCCGATAGTTAACGTGGTACCGCTGCAGCTGCTGGCTTATCATATGGCGGTGGCCAGGGGGTGCAATGTGGACCAGCCGAGGAATTTGGCGAAGAGTGTGACGGTGGAATAG